Genomic segment of Synechococcus sp. A18-25c:
TTGAGCGGAGTCCCGGAGGCTTCAGCAACTCGGAGAATCTGCTGGTCGTTCGCCAGGATTGGAACCGTGACTTTCCGACCGTCAGAAAAGGTCGCAATCACTTCTCGGCGACCTGGAATCAACACCAAGTCTTGAACGGATCCTGAACTGATCTCCTTCAGAAGTGTGCTGTAACTCGGGGGAGGTTCAGGTCGAAACCTGGACAAGGGATTGCTCAGGCGCTCTTCAGAAGCGGCTTTGGATGCTGGAACACCCTGATCTAACTGGGTCGGCTGCTCTGGGCTCACACAGCTGCTGCGTTCCGCAAAGACTAGCGATTTGACGAGTGGGCTCTTGGAGGTAGATCATGGCTGTTTGGCAGAGATCCGCCCGCGATGGCCGTCCCGAAGAAGAAAACCTCGAAAAGCAAGCGCAACCAGCGCCATGCGGTGTGGAAGGCCAAAGCTGCCACCGCGGCACAGCGTGCTCTATCCATCGGTAAATCCGTGTTGAGCGGTCGCGCGCAAGGATTTGTTTATCCCGTCGCTGAAGCTGACGAAGCCGACAGCTGATCCTTTCTTCGGTGGATCTTTTCAACACTTCGGGAGTTGCTGAGATCCACCACCACATTGGCTTGGTCAAGTTGCTGCAACCAGGAAGAGGGCAGAGCTTTTTGCACCATGCGGTTGAAATCAGAGAGATCACCTGAGCTGTAATCGACTCCGCTTTGGCGTCTCAGCGTGATGAGTTGCTCTTCTTTCCATCGTGATGACGCATCCGTTCGTGATGATCGGAGATGCCAGAGGTCATCGAGTTGGGCCCAGATGGTCGAGTAGTGGTGCAACGCATCGATCGCTTGCGGTCTCCAAACTCGTTCAGTTTCTGAAAGACCTTGATCCTCCAGTTGCGCTGGTGTCTTGTGAGCGGCAACACCAAGAAACCAACCTTCAAGCAACACAACATCCGCTTCAGCAGTCGTGGAGCCTCTGCGATCACCGCGTCCTTGACGCAACGCTTTATCAAATCGTGGCGCTGAGATCACGCTAGATCGACGCCATTCACGCAGAGCATCGTCCATGGTGATGAGGTCATGACTTCCAGGAAGGGCCCGAGGAACCCGCCATGGATTTCCTGCCATGCTTCGTTCGAGAGCCTCTGCAGGCCAATAGAAGTCATCAAGCGAAAGGTGTTCCACACGCCAGCCCAGGCGTTGCGATGCAGTCTTTGCCCAGCTGCACAGCGTCGATTTTCCACAGCCGGGCAAGGCACTCACACCCAACAGGGTGGGACGCCCTGAATGAACAGCGTGTTCAATCCTGCTCAGGAGCGGCAGAGCGAGGAAAGCCACCCATGAATCATCCACGGGAACAGGCCATGCCTCCCGCGCCAATGACAAACCGCCCAGCGCCTGCCACCGATCACCCCAGGCATGAATCGAAGACGACCCCAGTGAATTGACAAACGTCTCAAATCCCTCAGGGGCTGGATGCGGCAGCCAGGGAATCGGTTGATTAAGACCCAAGCTTGAACGCCTCCAAGACGACGGCGTACACAGTTCCAATTCGGAGGTTATCCAAAGCAAGCCAAGACAACGGCCAAGGTTCTTGTTTGACGTTGCTTCTGAGCCTCACCATCACTTCGAGGATGACCACCATGCCCAACACCGCAAAAGGTCGATTGTCACCAGTGCGTTGAAACCAAAGCATGGTCACATTGCTCCCGATGATGAAACCGAACAGCAACGCCAAAACACCCACACTTCGCCGCCGCCACGGACCCACCAGGGCCTGAGCCATATGGACTCCGACCCGTCTTTGCAATTGCTCATAGCGGGTGATCTGAACCGTCATCGAAGCGGAAGTGAGAGCAGCAATTGCAGGTACTCCAGCGTGATCCTGCCTTGAGCACAAGTGGGGCCGTGATGGACGGTCGGGGCTTGCTCACCTCCGAGATGGTCAACAACACATTGCGCACATTCAGAAAACAGCTGCCAATCGTGATCCCAGGCCGAAGGGGTGATCAGACATCGAAGATTTGCGCTGCGAGCCGATTGCAGGCCAGCTGCTGAATCCTCAAGGGCCAAGGCATGGTCGGAAGACACGCCACAGAATTCCAGAGCGCGCAGATAGGGATCAGGGTTTGGTTTGTGGCGCTCGACATCATCGGCGGTGACCATGCCCTGGAAGACATCCCGCAAGTCTGTTCTCAGCGAGCGCAGCAGCGCCTCGACGGAAGCTTTCCCGCTGCTTGTCACGATCCACTGCTGCACGCCAGACGCGCTGAGCTCCTCGAGAAGATCTTGAACTCCTGGTCTGAGCTGGACACCCCCCGATGCCACCACATCGAGGTAGTGACGTTGTTTGATCACCCTCAATCGATCGAGCAGATCGGCATCCAGGCTTTGTCCCAGCCGCTCGCTGTAATGCTGCATCCGTTGTCGACCGCCTGGAATGGACAGCAGATCGGTGTAGAGACTCTCGTCCCAGATCCAATTCAGCCCGCAGTCCTTGAACGCACGGTTGTAAGCCAGGCGGTGACCGGTCAGTTCCGTATCCGCAAGAGTCCCGTCCACATCCCAAAACACGGCTTGCAGGCAGGGCATGGCAACGGAACGAACCAATCTCAAGCTTGGTTGATCTCAACTCTGTGTTGAGGCACCACAATGCAGCCAACGATCGTGCGCAATCAGATTGGCTGGCCAGAGGGAACAGCAATGGCAACTTCCCGAGCCGATCGAGGGAGACCCTCTGCATCCGGTGGACCTACCACCAGCACTCAAAGCTGTTCTGTTCCGAAGAGGACTCCAAACCAGCGCGGACCTAAATGCGTTGCTGAGTGACCAGCCGCTTCCGGCTGCTCATGAGCACTTTCCAGAGTTGCAAGCAGCGATTGAGCGTCTGACAACGGCTTGTCATGACCATGAGGCGATCGCGATCTGCGGCGATTACGACGCCGATGGCATGACCAGCACCGCGCTGCTAATGCGGGCCTTCGCGGCGATGGGCGCCGCTCCCCAAGCCGCCATTCCCAGTCGCATGGCCGATGGTTACGGGCTGAATCCTGGGATGGTGGATGCGTTGCACTCAGCGGGGGTGCGTCTGCTCGTCACTGTCGACAACGGTGTGGCAGCTCATGAGGCGCTCGCCAGAGCCGAAGAACTCAACATTGCCGTGATCCTGACCGATCACCACACATTGCCCGCATCGCGACCCAAAGCCCTGGCGCTGATTCATCCAGCCACAACGCCCGAAGGATCTCCGTACGCAGGCCTTGCAGGGGTGGGACTGGCCTATGTGCTGGCTCGAGAACTCGCCGCCGCAATGAATAAGCCTGAGGCGATCAGAACGGCACGTGATCTGTTTTGCATTGGAACCGTTGCGGACATGGCTCCGCTCACAGGCGCCAATCGCGTCCTCCTCAAAGATGGACTGAAACACCTTCACCGCAGTCGCTGTGCCGGCGTTCAAGCGCTTCAGCAGCTCGCCGGTCTTGGCGATCGGCCACTCCGAGCAGATGACATTGGCTTTCAACTAGCGCCCAGGATCAATGCGGTTGGACGCATCGGCGAACCATCGCTTGTCGTTGATCTGCTGACGGCGGATGATCCCAATCATGCCTTTGAACTGGGGCGTCGCTGCGATGTTTTGAATCGACAGCGCCGGGAGCTGTGTGACGCCATCGAAGCGGAGGCGATTGCCCTGCTGGACAGTGATCCATCCCCCTTACCGGCATTTTTACTCTTGGCTCAGAGTCATTGGCACCACGGAGTCATCGGCATCGTTGCGGCTCGCTTGGTGGAGCGCTACCAACGCCCGGCGGCTCTCCTGGCCAGCGATTCCGATGGACTGATGCGGGCCTCGGTCCGAGCGCCGGAGGGCTTTGCGGTTGATCAAGCGCTTCAACACTGCACCGCACTGCTGGAACGCCATGGAGGCCACCCGGCTGCAGGAGGATTCACGGTGCGAATCAGTGCTGTCAGCGCCCTACACGAGGCGCTCAATGGTCTGGCGGAGGATTGGCTCAGGCATCGCGGTGACGCACTGCTTGTGGAGCCTGAGGCCCTGCTGGAACTTCAGCAGATCAACCACGCGTTTTGGAAGGATCTCCAACAACTGGAGCCATTTGGTGCTGGTCACCCCAAACCGTTGTTCTGGGCAAGAGGTTGCCGCGTTGCTGACCAGCAAGCCCTACGCGGCGGTCACCTGCGTTTGACCCTTGAACAAAACAATGTCGAACGACAGGCCATCATCTGGCGCTGGCCTGATCATGCCGTTCTTCCACAAACAGTAGATGTGGCCTTCCATCTCACGCAGAACCATTGGCGTGGCGAGACCCGATTCCAGTTGGAAGTCAAATCCTTGCGTGCTCATCACAACGTGATGGAGTTGCATCGCCCCCAGGGCCGATACCGGGTTGAACGCTTTGAGCCCGATGGCCTCAAGCTTGTCAATCCAAGCGGACAAGTTCTGGTCTGCCGGGTCAGTCAGGAGGGTGTGCTGGACAGCGACGACAGCCGTGCAGAACACCCTTACGTTGCGGGTCTGTTGAAGGAGGCCTGCGTGGGCCTCGGCTTGCGCCCATGAGTCCGGACACACGCCATGAATCCGTTCTGATTCCAGGAACGCTTCCTTATCAGGGACGTCTCCAAGGCGTTGTCAGGCATTTCTTCGGGCTGGTGATTGTTGGCGTTCTGATCGGCCTGGCCTGCCTGCCTCTGAATTTGGTTGATCGTGTTCAAGAAAAGCTCTACGCCTTCTTACCGACCACAGCGACGATCGGCTGGGGATGGCAAGGGCTTCTCATTGCGCTGATGCCTTTGCTGGTGATGCCGGTTTTGCTGCTTCTGCAGCGAGGACCCTGGCAAGCAGGCGCAGGATCGGGCATTCCATCCACCATGAATTCCCTTGAAGATCCTGCTCGTCTTCCGAAAGCGATGGCTGCGGCTGGAACCGTTCAACGTGGTGTGCTGTGGTCAATCGCCACGGTGGCGATGTTCCCACTGGGACGCGAGGGCCCCGTTGTTCAGTTCGGAGCTGCCGTGGCTCGAGCCTGCCATCGTCGATTCGGCGCCTGGTTGCCATCACTCAGCGAGCGTCAAATGGTGGCAATCGGCGGAGGAGCAGGACTCGCCGGTGGATTCAATACACCGCTGCTGGGAGCCGTTTTCATGCTGGAGGAACTGACGGCTGATTACGCCATCGTCACGATCTGGCCAGCCTTGGTAATCAGCGTGGCAGCCGCTGGTTTTTCCAACATTGGTGGTGAACCCATGTTTGGCCTAGGAGTGCTCAACATCGCTGCACCTGAAGCGGAACAACTGCTGATGGCCATCCCGATCGGGATTGTATGTGGCCTGATCGGCGGTTTGTTCAACAAAGGCCTGGTGTTGCTGACAAGGCGTCTTGCACCGCTGGTCCGTCAACGCCCTCTTCAAACAGGGCTCTGCCTTGGAGCCGGATTGAGTCTTTTGGCCCTCCTGAGCTGGGGCACCTCGACATCCGACGGTGAGGCGCTGGTGCGTCAATTGATCGATCAAGGCATGCCGAATGCCTTTTCCGATGATCAAAAGCTGGTCAGCGGCGTGACATCCCTTTGGATCACCGTTGTTCGGGTGGTTGGACCGATGCTGGCTCTCAGCCCAGGTGTGCCAGGAGGACTGATCGATCCATCACTGACATTCGGAGCCGTTCTTGGGTACACAATCTGCGCCGTAGTCGGTGTGAGCACTCAGCTCGGCATCGGCCTGGGTCTGGCTGCAGGACTGTCGGGAGCCACACAACTTCCTTTGGTCTCGATCATTTTTTCCTGGAGGCTTGCCGGAGACCAACAGCTGTTTGCAGGTGTGGTCTTGGCCGCTGTGCTGGCCGCTTACACCGGACGCCTGGTGTGCAGGGATCCGGTGTATCACGGTCTTAGCAAGCTTCAGAGCGCGCCGCGCTTGTAGAACAGAATGAAGATCACTGCCGGACCGGCAAGTGTGATCAGGGCCAGCGCCGCGAAGTTGGCGATCAGGTGGAAATCAAGACCCATGGATGGAAAGCGGATGAGCGGCATGATGCTTGGTCAAGGCTACGGGTCTTCAAGCCCAGGTGGCTGGATCCGTGCCGTCCACTGTGATGGCTTGTCACAGCCAACACCCGTTTTGCTGAAGATCGAGGCTGTGTCATGACACGACCAACTTCCACTTGGTCGTGCATGAACCATTGCGGAGCGTGTTGCCGTCTGGCCCCAGAAGAGCGGCCTGAGGCTCTTGCAGCCTTAAGTCCCGAGCAGCGGGAGTTGTATCTGAGCATGGTTGGCCCCGATGGATGGTGCCTTCATTTCGATACAGGATCCCGGCGTTGTCGGATCTATGAGAAGCGACCTGATTTCTGTCGCGTCGATAGCCTTTGCAGCTTGTTTGGTATCGACGATGCGCATGCTGATGCATTTGCGATCAGCTGCTGCCGACAGCAAATTCGCTCAGTGCACGGCGGCCGCAGCCGGGAACTGCGTAAGTTCGAACGCCAGATCCGATCTCCGCGAACCGTGCGATGACTGAAGCCGGTAATTCCCAACGTCCAGGCTTTTCAGCGATTCTGGTGACGACGTTCACCACGGTCTTTCTCGCAGAACTCGGTGACAAAACACAGCTGGCAACTCTGTTGCTGTCAGCACAATCCGGTGAGCCCTGGCTGGTGTTTGGAGGGGCAGCTCTCGCCTTGATTTGTTCCAGCCTGGTTGGCGTTCTGGTTGGACGCTGGCTGTCCAAGGTGATTCCACCGGAACGGCTGGAACAGATGGCAGGTCTACTGATGGTGGGATTGGGACTGTGGCTTGGTTCGCAAGCGTTGCAGTCACTCCTCAAGGCATCAGCAGCCTGATGGCACCCGAATCATCACTCTCGTCCTCCACCATTCCCCAATGAATTTTGCGCTGCTGATCTCCACATTCGTCACGGTGTTTCTGGCGGAACTCGGAGACAAAACACAGTTGGCAACCGTTGCCATCAGCGGCACATCAGACCGTCCGCTGGCGGTGTTCATTGGTTCGTCGAGTGCTCTTGTTCTGGCGAGCCTGATTGGTGCCTTAGCCGGGGGATCCCTCTCAACGGTGGTGCCTGCTGATTGGCTGCAATTTGCAGCATCCCTCGGTTTCTTGATCATTGGCATCAAGCTGCTCTGGCCGATGCTGAGTGGTAATGGCTCATTGGCATCACCGGAAGAGTGAGGCTCTCTGGTTCACTTCCACCGGCCCGTAAACTGATTAGATCGTGAGACAGCGCGGTCCTTCGCTGCACGCGCTCGAACGATCCCCCCTCCCGGTCCTGAAGACCGGTTTTCATTTCCGTTCCGATGAAATTCACGGTCGCCGATCTGCTCGACCAGGTTCCTGCTGAGGGAAGTCTGGACAAAGCCAAGCTCGAGAAGATTCTGCGCCTGACCAACCGTTCAGAAAAACAAACCCTTGATTTGGCTCTCCATGGGTTGGATCGCCTCGGAATTCTGAACGTTGATCAGGAGGGAGGGGTCAGTCGCGGCGATTCCGATGACCTCGTCGAAGCGAGACTGCGCTGCAGCAGCAAAGGGTTTTGCTTTGCGATCCGCGACGACGGTGGTGATGACATTTATATTCGCGACCATCAGTTAAACCATGCCTGGAACGGCGATCGTGTGCTCGTGCGTTTGACGCGAGAAGGAGGTCGACGCCGTTCGCCCGAGGGTGGTGTTCAGTGCATCCTCGAGCGCTCCACGACAAGCCTCTTGGCTTCTGTGGAACAACAGGATGATCGTTTGATCGCGGTTCCTCTCGATGATCGCCTGCTTGCGTCAATCGAGTTGTCATCAGATGACGCCTCCCATGCCGACAGCGAGAAGGGGCCTTCCGTTGCTGAAGTAGTGCTCGACCGCTACCCGGTTGCCCAGTTCCCTGCACGCGGTCATGTTGCGCGATCTCTGCCCCTCGACGGAGGCCATGAGGTCGATCGCGAGCTGATGCTCACCAAGGCCAACCTTCACCAGCGTCCCGCTCCACCTAGGGCCAGCCTGAAAGCGCCATCAGCGAAAAAGCGGGTCAATCTCATCGAGCAACCCGCTCTGTTGTTGCGTGGCTGGACTGCTGATGATGCTCCGTGTCTGCCGGCCATTCACGTCACTCCCCATAACGGTGGAACCCGACTTTGGATTCACGCGCCTGCGCTCGCTGAACGTCTCACGCCGGGCAACAACCTCGATCAATGGCTGATGAATCAGTCGGAATCCGTTTGTCTCGGTGATCAGTGGTTGCCCTTGCTGAGTTCGCCATTGATCAAAGCCAGCAGCTTCAACGTGGGCGAAGAGCAGGATGCGGTTTCACTGCGTCTTGATCTGGGAAGCGATGGTGATTGGCGGGATTGGGAATTCTGTTTGAGCAGGATCAAACCGATCGCCGAAGTGGGTGGGAAAGCACTGCAAGCACTGGATGGCCGAAAACCAAAGTCACGTGCAATCCCAGCAGCACTCAAATCGTTCAAAGACCAGATCGGTCAACTGGAAACTGTGGTGTTCTGTGCCCGCACACTGCATCAGGCTGAGCGGGTTGAAGGGAGGATCGAACTTGATCTCCAGCCCCCACAGATCAATCGTCTCGCGGATCTGAATTCGATCTCACCAGACGGTGACGGTCAGCGTTGGACCACACCTTTGAATCCAGCCTGTGCTCACTCCTTGCTGTCGGTCTTCATTCGTCAGGCTCACCGCGTTTGGGAAGACCATCGTCGATCACTGGGGCTTCCGGCGATTGTTCTTGACGCTGCTCAGCCCGAGGAGTCGGCACTGAATGATGTCGCTAAGGCTGCCATCGCACTCGAGGTCCCCCTTGAGTTGGATGAGGACGGAGCACCATCAGCATGCGAACTTGCCACTGCATTGTCAGGGCTTGACTCAAGCAGAGTGCTCAGCCTTCAGTTGCGTCAGGCTCTTCCGGAGAGCTCTTACTCACTGGCTTGCGAAACCAGTGTCGAGAGCTCGGCTGATCTGGATATCAGCTCCTTATCAACCAAACCGGAAGCCTCCGAAGACGATCCTGGAACCAGCGGTGAGCTGGTTGCAACAACCGCCGTGACCAACGCGATAGACCGGCTGACACCTCAGGTACCTTGGTGTTGCCCAACTCTGCATCAGGCTGATCTGATCAATCAGCACGTGCTCTGCCAACTTCTGAACGAAGGCAAAGACAGACCGACCGTTCGTCAAAAGGAAAAAGCTCAACTGGGGCATCGCGGCGCTGCTTCAACGGTTGACTGGCCCTTGTTCACCCCGTCTCAGGAACAAAAACTGTTGGATGTGTTGCGGGAGCGCACCGTGCAACGCTTAAACGCTCGTCGTCGCCAGGTTCATGATCTCAAGCGTGACGTGGTTGCCATGGCCAAGGCCCGAAGCGCCGAACCGATGATCGATCAGGTGCAGGCCGGAATCATCAGTGGAGTTCAGAGCTATGGCTTTTTCGTTGAGATACCGCCATCCATGGTGGAAGGACTCGTGCATGTCAGCTCCCTGAACGACGACTGGTATGAATACCGATCGAGACAAAACCGACTGGTGGGCCGTCGCAGCCGGCGTGTGTATCAACTCGGTGATCCCGTGGATGTGAAGGTGCTCAAAGTGGATGTATTGAGGAATCAGATTGACCTTGAGGTGGTTCCTTCTGAGACCCCAGCAGAGGCTGAGGCACTTCCTGTGGCCGTCAGCGAGGAATGAATCCTTATGTGATCGGGATCAGCGGTGCGTCTGCTCAGCAGCTTGCTGAGCGAACGCTTGAGTGGTTGATGCGCCGAGACCGCACGGTGCACGTCATCATGAGCCGCGGTGCTCATGAGGTGTGGCGTGCTGAGCGGTCGATTGCCGTTCCCGTAGATCCCAAACTTCAAGAGCAATTCTGGATAGACCGATTTCAAATCGACACCGGAACCCTGATCTGCCATCGATGGGACGATCAGTCGGCGGTTGTTGCCAGCGGCAGTGTGGCCACCAGTGGAATGGTTGTGGTTCCGTGCTCGATGGGAACAGTCGGCCGACTGGCGGCTGGACTGGCGGGTGATCTTCTCGAACGCTGTGCTGACGTGCATCTCAAGGAAGGTCGCCCGCTCGTGATCGCACCCAGGGAAATGCCCTGGAATTTGCTTCACTTGCGCAACCTCACGACCCTTGCAGAGGCCGGTGCCAGGATTGCTCCACCGATTCCTGCCTGGTACACCCAACCAAACAGCATTGATGACATGCTCGATTTCCTAGTGATGCGGTTGTTCGACTCACTGGGTGAATCCCTTACGGATCAACAACGTTGGCAGGGTCCTCGCCGATGACACCTCTCCAACGTCTTCTGCTGATCCCCTGCCTGTCCCCTCTGCTGCTCACGCTGCTGGTTGGTGGACTGAATCTGGGTAAATCAGGCAATCTTCGGATCCTCACCTGGGAGCTGCCTGCTTTGCCCATTGGTGTGTGGATGACCGTTGCCGCGACCACGGGCGCCGTGCTTGGTTCAGGCGGTGCACTGACGGCCGTCTCTGGTGCGAGTCGACGTCCATTGCAGCGTGAAGTCCGCCGTCCCTATGGAGCAGCGCCAGAAACGGCCCCCCAGGGAGAGGAACGCCAACCCTTTGAGGAACCAACCACAGTTCTTTGGCCCGAAAGAGATGTGCGTGAACCAGCACCCACTGTGTCGGTTCCTTTCCGTGTCATCCGCACTGGAACGAGCGGCCCCAATCACAGCACCGCCAACTCGAAGGCAGCGTCGAATGACGCCAACGCTCAAGCGGTCAGCAAGACCATGGACCTCGATGACTGGGATCGACCTCTGTCCGATGAATGGTGAAGTTGGTGAGGAGCACCCGAGGATGACTACAGTCCGGCCAGCGATCGACGTCCGGTGAGCGAAACCCCCGAGAAATCTGCCAAGGCAAGCAAATCATCTCAAGCAGCCCAGCCTGCCGCGACTGACAAAGCCAATCAGGCAGCCAAACCTGCAAAACCAGCACCGAAGCCCAAACCAGAGGACAAACCCTTCTCGGCGTTTATCAACGACGATCTTCTTCCTGCTTTGCAGCGATCACTCTCAGAGCGCAATCAAACCCCGATCACCCTGGAGCTGGTCGAAGGAGACCGTCCCGTTGTCGGCGGAAATTGCTGGATGATCCAGGCCGTGCTTCCGTCCGACCGCCGGTTCTGGCTGTGCTTTGAAACCGACTCCATTACCTCGGGGAAAACCATTGCCCTGGCTGAGACCGGAAGTGATCCCAGTCTGCTGGAGTCTTTCTTGATCGACGAAAAACGAATCAACCTGGCACTGCTTGAGTCGAGATTGCTGCAGCGCCTTAACGGACAAAAGTGGTTTGGAGGCAACTGAACAGCTGCGTTACAGCAGTCCCAAAGCAGCCACCGAGGCACTTACGATGTTCTGCAAGACACGCTAGATCCGATGGTGCCTCCCACTGCCGTCACTGACGCGAAACCCGCAGACTCAGCCGTCGCAGTGAAGGACCCGGTCAAGGACACAATCCTCACCCCCCGCTTCTACACAACTGATTTCGAAGCGATGGCCGCGATGGACCTCCGTCCGAACGAAGCGGAACTGGAAGCCATCTGCGAGGAATTCCGCAAGGACTACAACCGCCACCACTTCGTTCGCAACGACGAATTTGAAGGCGCAGCTGACAAGCTCGACCCAGACACACGCCGTGTGTTTGTTGAGTTTCTTGAGCAAAGCTGCACATCGGAATTTTCAGGCTTTTTGCTTTACAAGGAGCTGAGTCGCCGGATTAAAAACACCAACCCTCTGCTGGCCGAGTGTTTTGCCCATATGGCCCGTGACGAAGCTCGTCACGCAGGCTTTCTGAATAAGTCCATGAGTGATTTTGGGCTTCAGCTCGATCTCGGTTTCTTAACTGCCAATAAGAAGTACACCTTCTTCAAACCGAAGTTCATCTTCTACGCAACCTACCTGTCGGA
This window contains:
- a CDS encoding DUF2996 domain-containing protein; amino-acid sequence: MSETPEKSAKASKSSQAAQPAATDKANQAAKPAKPAPKPKPEDKPFSAFINDDLLPALQRSLSERNQTPITLELVEGDRPVVGGNCWMIQAVLPSDRRFWLCFETDSITSGKTIALAETGSDPSLLESFLIDEKRINLALLESRLLQRLNGQKWFGGN